The Acidobacteriota bacterium genomic sequence GGCGGTGCGCCCCGTGGCCCGCTCCTCCCGGTCGCGCCACTCGTCGTCCGCCACGGCCTCGCCCAGGGCGGCGAGCGCCTCCATCTCACGGGCGAGCGCCGAGGGGTCCACGAAGCCGGGCTGCCGAAGGCGGCAGCGGTAGAGCGGGGAGCGGGCGTAGGCGGCGACCCGGTCGAACAGCTCCGCGGCGCGCTGGCGGAGCCGGTCGGCGAGCCGCGTGTCGCCCAGGTCGGCCGCGTAGCGGGCGAGGCGGTTCGCCGTGTGCGCCGAGACGGAGAAACCGAAGAAGTCCCGCGCGATCTCGGCCGCTTCGTGCGCCTCGTCGAGCACCAGCAGGTCGAAGGGCGGCAGCACCAGGTCCTGGCCGGTCTCGCGCCGCAGGGCCAGGTGGGCGAACAGCAGGTGGTAGTTGGTGACCACGATGTCCGCCTCGCGCGCCGCCGCCCGGGCCCGCTCGGCGAAGCACTCGTCGCGGAAGGGGCAGCCGTCGCCCTTGCACTCGTCGGACGACACCGAGACCTTCGACCAGACCTGCGGCAGCGGCACGAAGGGCAGCTCGGACACGTCGCCGGTCCGCGTCTCGCGGGCCCAGGCGAGCACCGCCCGCATCTGCCGGTCCTGCTCGTCGTCGTAGAGGCCCGCCAGCTCGCCGCGGGCCTCCGACTCGCGCAGCCGGTCGAGGCACAGGAAGTTGTTGCGCCCCTTGAGCAGCGTGAAGGTGAAGGGCCACGGCATGACCTCGGCCAGGAGCGGCAGGTCCTTGCCCACGAGCTGCTCCTGCAGGGCGATGTTGGCGGTGGCGATCACCACCTGCTTGCCCCGGTGCCGCGCGTGCCAGACCGCGGGCACGCCGTAGGCCACGCCCTTGCCCGTGCCGCAGGGGCCCTCGCCGAGGGCGTGGCGCCCGCTCCGCATGGCCTCGTCGACCATGCGGGCGAGCGCCACCTGGCCCTCGCGCATCTCGTAGCCGGGGAAGCGGGCCGCGAAGAGCCCGCAATCCCCGAACACCTCGGAGAGATAGTCGCTCACGGCCGCCTCCGCTCTCGTGCGCCGTGACCCCGGCGCATCAGGCGAAGGGGTCAATCGCGTCGTCGTCCTTCTTGGCCCCGAACTCGGCCTCGAGCGCGTCCACGAAGGCGAGCGCGCGGTCGACCTGCGAGGCGGGCAGGTCCCGGATCCGGGCCACGCCGAACTTGGCGCAGAACCGGTCCACCGCCTCCCTGGGCAGGGCCTTGAGCGACTGCACGATGGACTGCGCGGTCCGCGGATCCACGGCCGCCTCGGCCCTGCGGTCGTAGCTGCCCAGGTCCTCGCCGCCGCTGTAGAGCTTCTCGAGGTCGTGAAGCGGCAGGGCCTGGAACTCGGCCTGCTCCTCGGGCGTCAGCTTGTGCTCCGGCAGGATGCTGTAGGTGGTCTTCGGGTCCTTGGCCGCCCCGTGCCGCTCCACCTCGAAGGCCCACTCGTCGAGCGACCGCTTCGAGCGGATCTGCAGGAGCTGCTTGAAGAACACGATCCCCTGTTCGAGGACCTTGACCTCCTTGGTGTCGTAGAGGGCCACGTTCAGGGCCACCCGCAGCGAGGGCTTGTAGCCCTTGGCCCGCAGCTCCTCGTCGAACGGCACGTAGCGGCCGTCCACGAAGCAGACCTCGCGCGGGTACGGCTCGCCCAGGAACACCACGACCGCCTTGTCGCCGTCGTTGGCCAGCTTCAGCCAGGTGCCGCTGCCCTGGTCGTGTTGCCGGGCCAGCTCCGCGGTGCGCTCCCACATGTTCTTCGTCGTCATCGCTCACGCCTCCTCTCGGTGGTTGGGGTTGGGCTCCCGCCGGTACACGGCGAAGAGCGGGGTTCCGTCGGAGGCGGTGCCCGCCTCCTCGATGTGGAAGTCCTGGCCGGCCTCGAGCACGCGCTCGATCTCCCAGCGCCTGAAGAGGCCGGGCAGGCGGACGAACTCGTCGGGTCGGGTGGCGGGCACGGCCCGCGCCTTCTGCTCGGTCATGGCTACGCTTCCTCCGCTTCGGTCAGGCGCAGCAGCGCGGCGATGGCCGGGTGCGGCGCCAGGTTGGGGACGGGAGGCGCGGAGCGGCCGGTGCCGCCACGGGCGCGCCGCCACGCGCGCTCGAGGCCAGCCGCCACGCGCCGGACGGTTTCGTCGTCGGTCCCGCGGACCGCGAACACCCCGCCCAGCACCAGGACGACGTCCCGGAACAGGGCGGCGAGCGGGTCGCGGGGCGGGGGATGGGGCTTCATCTCTCGAACCTCCTTGGCGGGCCTCTCGCCCGGTCCGATGGGGAAACGCGCCCCCGGCTGCCGGGCTGGGACACCGGCTCACCGCTCGCCCTCGACGTGCCGCCGCAGGCGGGCCAGCGCCCGCTGGAACCGCTTGCGGGCCGCCTCGTGGGTGAGGCCCAGCCGCTCCGCCAGCTCCCGCTGCGACACGCCGTACACGGCCGCGCCGATCACGAGGTCGGCGTCGTCCCCGACGACCTCGGCGACGAAGGCACGGATGGCGGCGAGCTGGTCCTCCGGCTCCATCCCCGGGGGCAGGCCGAGGTCGGAGACGCCGGTGGGGCGGCGCGCGTACCCCGCGGGCGAGAGGTGGTCGCCGTCGGCCAGCTCGTCGCCCTTGGGCAGCTCGGACCGCCGCGCCTCGGCGTCCCACGTGCGCCTCTCGCCAGCGCGGACCTCCCGCTCGGTGTTGCGGACCAGGGTCGCGGCGACGCGCCGGATGCGGCCGAGGTCCGCCCGTGCGACCGCGTCGGTGAACCGGGCCCCAACCTCCGAGACCAGCTCCTCGGGGCGCTCCCCGAAGTGCCGCAGGTGCCGCCGGTAGATGGCGTCGAGCCCGGGCCAGAGCCCGAGCCAGAGCAGGTCCCGCGCGAGGTCCGCCGTCTCGCCGCGGCCCTGCGCCAGCTCGACCAGGGCGCGCAGGACCAGGTCCTTATCGTCGAGGTCGCCGTCCTCGCCGTGCAGCAGGTCCAGGAGCGACGTCGGCGCGTCGAACCGCGCCAGCTCCGGCTTGCTCTCCTTGATCTCCTCGAAGATGCGATGTGCGTTCAGGCTCTCGGTGGAACGGACGAGGCTCCGGTGCAGAGCCTCCCAGGTGGTGCGCATGTGACGCCCGCCTTCCGGCCGGGCGTCGCGCGCTCACGGAGGGCCGAATCAGGGCGTCGTTGCGCTCGGGTTGCTGGGAATGGACTCGGGGCCAGGCGCCGCTACGCGGCCGCGTCCTCGCCCCGCCGCCTGGTGTTCAGGCGGATGACGTTCAGGCGCCGGCAGCGAGGCCGGTAGCAGACGATGGAGGCGTGCAGGTCACCGCCCACCGTCACCTGGAGCTGGCCGCGCCGGATCGTGAGTCCGTTGTCGTCGATGGTCGCCAGGAGGATGCCGCAGCCCTCGCAGCGCAGCTCCTCCGGCTTGCCGTGTCGTGTTCTCATTGCCGTCCTCCGGTGTTCCGCTCGCGCCCATTCGCGAGCTTCCGGAGGCCAGCTTCCGTGGCGTGGGGATGGGGGAGGCCACGGTGGAGTTGGGGGTCTACTCCGGCATCCCCGGAGCGCTTGTTCCCCTATCCCCCTGGGGGTCGATGGGCCCCGGCACGACGCCCAGCTTGCGGGCGTCCCGGAGGAGCTTCTTCGCGACCTGCCTGCCGCGCTCAAGGTTCTCGGCCAGGGCCTTCGCTCCCGGCGTGCGGCGCCGCGTGCCCTTCTTGCTCCGGGTCTGCCGCTCACCGATGAAGGTCAGACGGGCAAGGCTCTCGTCGAAGCGGATGTGGCCGGGCTGCACCGCGAGCCGGATGCGGCCGTCACGCCGCGGGGAGGACTTGATGAGGGCCTTCAGCTCCCTGTCGCCGAGGTCGCGGTGATGGTAGCGCTCGAACTCCTTGCGCAGGTCCTCAAGGTCGTGGTCCTTCTCGTCGCCTTGAAGGCGGTGCTTTTCCAGCCATCCCCCTCCGTCGATGTCGGGATCGACGGCGCGCGCTGCGGCCAGGTACAGCAGCCGCAGGAACTTCAGGTCGCTTCGCTGGAACCCGCCGAACTCGTGGCCGTTGATACGCAGCACGTGTCGCTCGCCGGGCACGTGGGCGAACTCCAGCGTGACCTCGTCGAAGATGGCTTCCCGGTCGGTGATCCTGCGCTCGCGATAGCCGGGGTCCAGCGCGTCGAGGGCGCGCCACAGGGCAAGGTCCCCCT encodes the following:
- a CDS encoding sigma-70 family RNA polymerase sigma factor — protein: MRTTWEALHRSLVRSTESLNAHRIFEEIKESKPELARFDAPTSLLDLLHGEDGDLDDKDLVLRALVELAQGRGETADLARDLLWLGLWPGLDAIYRRHLRHFGERPEELVSEVGARFTDAVARADLGRIRRVAATLVRNTEREVRAGERRTWDAEARRSELPKGDELADGDHLSPAGYARRPTGVSDLGLPPGMEPEDQLAAIRAFVAEVVGDDADLVIGAAVYGVSQRELAERLGLTHEAARKRFQRALARLRRHVEGER